The genomic DNA atattttctggtctttgggaatcatggagtccattcagtacATTTTGTATCTATTTGATAGAATTCAACTTAATCTCAtaccattacctctcataaattGAGcatgctgttattttgcttgtttgcattgTATAGTTCCAAACgattctttttataattttgtttggaTATATTTCTATAATCATGGTCATTACAAAGTtcattgataaatttttaaatacctaaaataacaaacTAAGCCTTGTCTAGAGAAAATAACGTGCCGCGGAATAGTGCCGCGTCAGACTATATCTTCTTTGATCTTTACACATTTTCTTTCACAAATTACCTATCTTTCAATAAGGGTAAGAATGATAGTTATACCAGTCAGAGTGAACTGTTCAGACGCAAACGATTTGAAGACATGTGAAAAACACAAATACGAAATAGGATTGTCTTTGAAAATCTCAAGcctatttaatgttttattcattATGGAGATTAGCACTTTATATCAAATGTCATGAattaaacgaaaataaaaacgACATGCAGCGACAATCTGAAATAAAACAGGACACTACCAATTGCAAaatatctataacatttttttttatcattttcagaatATCGGAGATGGAACAATATTTCAAAGTCGTTGTAACGCTGGTTTTGTTGGCCATTGGTTGCCAAGCACAACACAATTTAACTACGGGACAGCTTCATTCTCGAGTGCGGGAGTTAGAAGAAAACTTGGCGTCTCTGGCGAAGCTTGTAGACATGCAAAAATCACAAGCTGGTATGacaatatataatttaacaaCAAACTTTGAattgtatcaaatattttagGGATATGTAGTGTGTACACTTTTGTAGCTTGACAAAACGCACAATTTGTCGTGTGTCTGTATCAGCCATCAGCGTATGgtaatatatgagccgcatcatgagaaaaccaacacagtgcgtttgcggccagcatggctccagtcacgatccatgctgttcgctaacggtttctctaattacaaaaggctttgaatgcgaacagcatggatcagcactgaccagactgcgcgggatggtctggatccatgcttgtcacaaatgcactatgttggttttctcatggtgcggctcagattATGAATGTCATTGAGAGGACTGGAACAAAGGGAAATGACAGTCGCGCTAACCTTCTTGACAAGAGCTGTTGCAGAGCATTTTGCGGGGTTAGTTTTGTACCCGGTAGAATCTGATGCATAGGCGTTGTCttgtaaaaacatatatatatatagtacaccCCAGGCTCCCATAACAAGTAAGTTCTTAAAGTCTATTATGTTTCAGTACCTGCAAATAATGTAGTTTCTGGTTTCGAGAAGAAAGGTTCAGTGCGCATCGGTAATGGTTTCACATTAGGGACTTCTAACACAGGTGAGAAGAAAAAAATAGCTTATCAGAATATACTTTTACACGATATGTTCAGACGTCCTTCTGTAAGATGTTGATGTATCTTGAAAGTGATCTACCCGCCCGCTAAGCTCATTAGGGAGAACCCACATCTACGAATTGCGGGGTCATTTGTCCGATCCACGTATGAGGCATaatgtgttctccgtgacgatttgatagaggacgttgtgtctgaaatataTCGTCTTCCACTTACGattgatgtggggaagttggctgttacttgctAAGATCAAGGAGCACTGGtcaagttaactgcccgccgttacataactaaaatgaAAGTGATCTTTTTTCTGAAAAGTACATTTTCAGTTCTGTGGAAGTACTTCATATTAGAACTactgttaacccttatcatgatggacacgatcgattctgcctttgcgaccagtgtagatcatggtcagcctgcacatccgtacagtctgatcaagatctgcactgttcgccattcagtcagtatatttttggtaagcaccccttttaacagttaatggtacagtccaaattgtaagagagacaagttcattatagaaattcagcagagTTAAAATGAAGGAGTGTAGgacatttctttctgtttttatgttgtgtttaaggctaattacacacaaaaaattaaatgtaggtactactactactactactactactactaataataataaaataatataatctttATCGTTTATAACCATTTCAAATATTATTATCAGGTGAAGTTGGCTTCCACGTATCGTTAACCGACGATGTGCCTCTCGACTGGGGAATGAAGCTACCTTTTGACACAATTGTAGAGAATATTGGTGAGGCGTATAACAAAGCTGCAGCAGAATTTACATGTCCAATATCTGGAACATATCTCTTTTCACTTAACATAGCCTGTAAGAAGGATAGCTATGTTGAAATCTCTGTTGAAATAAGTAACGGAAGTTACTCGCCTAGATACATTCTAAACACCGTTTGCGATCACCGGAAGCGAGCCCTACTCGGCGGAGGAAGTCTATATTGCGGCAACACTCAAAATGGTGGCACAGCGATAGTGTCTTTAGCCCAAGGTGAAAAGGTCACGGTTAAAAGGTTGTGGCCGCGAAATGGCAGTGGCACCGTCATTCTCGGGGGTGGATTTTCGACGTTTTCAGGATATCTCCTTAGAactccataaaaatttaaaactcgAAAAACAGTTGATGTAGTTAAACTCTAAATGGATGTACCACATCATGTGAATATACAATTCGGTTAACTTCGTAGCATCGTTtctagaagttcaataaatgcaCTGGTTTTAGGACATCTATCAGCACTGACTAAGAGAATAATCTTTGTGATAATCCTTGAATGTCTCATTGCAAGTTTCGAATTTTATTGAATTGTGTCAGAGTCTATTCCCTCAAAGGTACATGTTTGTTCTATATTTGTACAGCTTGgcaaaaaaatctgtaagaagatagaatgcaaccaagtaaaataatagcagactcggtttgattgagcctgttcatgagaggtagtggaaagtgcaacacccctcatgccccctagcaccggcttaagcgaaactctacAACCCATGAATattgagtggactccatgatcctaatggaccagaaaatataacaacactgaagttGCAAGTTCATATTAAGTTGATGTAACAAAAATTACACGTGGatgataaaacaagagctatcGTTTATGTACTATGGCTAGTCTTACAATTTATTGATTAAGGGTTCTCTAGTCAATCTTTAAACAATTGTGTGTTCTTTGACGCACACAAGAGCCATAGACCGACACTAGGTATTATTATGTATTGTTGATGCTCTgctgtttatatttaataaatttacagaaaGACTTTTCTAATACCATATATTCTCCATCATACTTTTTGCTTTTATGTAATATTTGAGATCCAAATAAGGCCGCCAGGACAATAATATTGCTTACCTCGATTTATTGATACCACGTGACACGAAACTCTGCACC from Mercenaria mercenaria strain notata chromosome 11, MADL_Memer_1, whole genome shotgun sequence includes the following:
- the LOC123531736 gene encoding uncharacterized protein LOC123531736, whose translation is MEQYFKVVVTLVLLAIGCQAQHNLTTGQLHSRVRELEENLASLAKLVDMQKSQAVPANNVVSGFEKKGSVRIGNGFTLGTSNTGEVGFHVSLTDDVPLDWGMKLPFDTIVENIGEAYNKAAAEFTCPISGTYLFSLNIACKKDSYVEISVEISNGSYSPRYILNTVCDHRKRALLGGGSLYCGNTQNGGTAIVSLAQGEKVTVKRLWPRNGSGTVILGGGFSTFSGYLLRTP